AAGGTATCTTTTTAATGTGATTTTTTATCTTTATGATCTCATTATATAGCATTTAACACAAAATACTGGAGTTTTATTAATGACTGAATTTGAACGTGAAATGGTAATGGCGGTATGCCTTATTTATTGCTGCTTTATATTGATGAGCTCAATGCAAAGCTACTATAGCTTATGTTTGTATTTCATATATTCTGGAATTCATGCTCAAATGTTTTAGATAAATTTGTGTTAGAATATGGGATCTCTGGTTTCTTGTTACTTCAATGTGAATATTACCTTCTGAATGCTGTTTTCCATGAATGATGAATGATAAATTTCTTCTCTCTGATGTGCAGATTGGTCAAGGAACTTATAGTAATGTTTATAGAGCTCGTGATCTTGAACAAAACAAGATTGTTGCTTTGAAAAAAGTGAGGTTTGATAATCTTCAGCCTGAGAGTGTTCGCTTCATGGCAAGGGAAATTCACATTCTGCGTAGGCTTGATCATCCAAATGTCATAAAACTGGAAGCCCTGGTTACTTCAAGGATGTCATGCAGCTTATACCTTGTTTTTGAATACATGGAGCATGATTTGGCTGGGCTCGCATCACATACTGGGATGAAGTTTACAGAAGCACAGGTAATATACTGGAATAATTTGGCTGGGCTTGCATCACATACTCCAAGTGTTCGGTTCTCTATCTTGCAGTTCTCTCTGTCCATTTACTGCAAATGTAACCTACTACATATTTCTGGGAGACACAGTCACTAATATCTTTTAAATTTGAATCTGATATTCAACTTAAAGTTTTTTCCACCCTGCTGTTTGCTCTTTAAAGCAAACAGTTGAAGATGGTTTTTTCTAGTCACTTCCTAAATGAATTCACTGAAATTTGATTCCTTTTAGTTATTGCAATTGAAAATAAGTGGAAGAAACTACATGAAAGGATTAGATGAACACTGAAGACTAACATAGTTGAAGGAGATGGGCTACATGACatatgaaagagaaagaaagaaagacacAGAAAAAGAGTCATCAAGTTTTAATTCTTTCTGTTTTTCGTttgaaaaatatacttaaaattTAGAAGAATAAACTTAGTGAAAGACAAAGACAATTGTAGTTATAGACAGAATGCTACAagacaattaaaaaaattcagacaGATTTAATTTCTTATTGGAATTTGGCAGGTGAAATGTTACATGCAGCAACTTTTACGTGGACTTGATCACTGCCATAGCTGTGGTGTACTGCATCGTGACATTAAGGGTCCCAATCTTTTGATTGACAACAATGGTATCTTGAAAATTGCAGACTTTGGTTTGGCAAGCTTTTTCGATCCCAATCAAATTCAGCCACTGACAAGCCGAGTTGTCACTCTTTGGTATAGGCCGCCAGAGCTTTTACTTGGAGCTACTTACTATGGCACTGCTGTCGATTTATGGAGTACAGGTTGCATACTTGCAGAGATGTATGCTGGAAAACCTATAATGCCTGGTAGAACTGAGGTATGCATGCTAAGGTGTTCCAGTTCATATGTGgtattgtcatttttttttctttttatctggTAAAATAACTATGGTGCATTGTGAAACTCTGTTATTCATGATTGTACAAGAAAATTCAGATTGTATTAGTGTTTTACATATAGTGGCTTTTCAAAATTCATTGAAGATCAATTAGGTTGTGTTGGCATCAGAATATTGGTAGTAGTTGAAAATACACCAGTGAATTGTGTTTTTTACAGTCTTCTCTTCATGTTCTTTTATGGTCTTGTGCATAAAGCTTGGGTGTATAAAAAAGTGATTAGAAACTACAACTTTCTGTCTTGTAGGTGGAGCAATTACATAAAATTTTCAAACTTTGTGGCTCACCTTCTGAGGACTATTGGAGAAAATCAAAGTTGCCTCATGCAACAATATTTAAGCCTCAACAACCCTATAGGCGCTGTGTTGCTGAAATATTCAAGGAGCTTCCTGCACCTGCAATAAAACTGATAGAGACCCTTTTGTCCGTAGATCCTTCTGATCGTGGAACTTCAGCATCTGCTTTGAAGAGTGAGGTGTGAAATTCTTGAGTGTCTTTTGTATTGTTCACACTTATGAAATGCAACTCTATGAGTACATATAGAGAGTGGATGTTGGTATTGGGAAAATCATAAACTTTTACGAACGAAGGTTGTGGGTTTCCTTGCAGCCTTAAGTTTTTTAATGTCATCTTTTTGCATATTTACTcatgttataaaaaataatgcTTCTATATCATCTCTTTCTCATGTGTTCTCCTTTATTGTCTCCACGACTTGAATATGATTGAAAATGTATGCAGTATGTCTTGCTCAACTAAAATTTTGCACTGCTTTTTTAGTTGTAGATTATTGTTTTAAAACTTGACTATGCATTGCTCACTATTCTGCCATTTTGGTTTACTATTTAGTTCTTCTCAACGAAGCCTCTACCTTGTGATCCTTCAAGCTTGCCAAAGTATCCTCCTAGCAAAGAATTTGATGCCAAAGTACGGGATGAAGAAGCTAGAAGGTGGGTGTTCACTTTTGGTGTGGAATTCTAGTTATATGTTCTCAGTATTGCCAAAATGCACTAATAAAAATTGCAGTTCCGAGGGGTTCCTTTATGTTTGTGTATCTCCGCAGTTATTGTGGTTGCATCTTTTTGTGTAAAATTTGGttatttcttttcaaaattcagTGACAAGTTAGATAATCAACTTTGACAAATTGGAAGAGAATCTTCAATATTTTGTTTATAATAAACCTTCCACTCGCTCAACAGCCCCCTCCTTTAAAGAGCACGAGTTATATCCAATACTTCACTTAAAACTTACAAGCATCTGTTCCATTATTTTTCGTTTTAAAACTATATGTGAAAATACTTTCGTTCATGGCATTAGAGTGGCTGCCCCAGCACAAATTTATACAGAGGGGAATAGTTTATTTTTCATATTCCATATGATTCATGACATGGGTGTCACATTTGTTATCACTAAATCAACCTGAATTGTTTAATCTGGTTCTTAAATCAGACTGATGTTTGTTAATTCTACTGTAACCTTAAATTTTGTACTCATTGTTCCTGAGTGCTGGCATGTAAGGTTTAGTGTTGGAATTTTGTTTAGAGTTTTGGTTTACCATTGTTTGCAGACAAGTAGCAGAAGGATGCGAGGCTCAGAGACATGATCCTGAGAGAAGAGGAGCAAGAGAATCTCGAGCCATTCCTGCACCTGATGCCAATGCTGAACTGGTCTTGTCAATGCAGGTAGTTTCATTGTTAACTGTATCACTGTAATAGTAACCCAACTAGGTCATGGGGATTTGTGAAATTGTTATTTATGAAAGATATTATTCTGTTTACTAGATCAACTATCCATTCAAATGCATGAATATATCTTTTCGATAAAGTGTAAACTCTATATCTATGCTATCAATTAAATATGTGCATGGTATCTTAGGACTAGGAGAAACAATGAAGACATGTCCCACTAGGTGGGGAGCAGCATCTTAGGAgtctagaaaaaaaaatgaatatttgaAGTTTTTTTGGGCAGGTATCAATTAATTCTTATAGGAAGCTTTTATTTGAAGCACCTCTTACTATGTTACAATTTGTTAAATTTTGCGCTCTAGTCAATATGAATATACTCTTCTACTTAACACTTCCATCTCCTAGAAATTTGTGGTGGCTCTCCTCTGTTACTTAATATTTATACATTTATACATATTATTTTCCTGATGATTACTGAATTTCTTTCAGTTTCCCTTTTGCAATTCATCCTCTTTGCATCCTGTTCACTCATTTATTTTGCatacatttatttttttctgatGTTGAAAACCATTTTACACAGAAGAGACAAGGGAAAACTTATTCACAAAGCAGGAGTGAGAAGTTCAACCCTCATCCTGAAGAAGTTGCATCTGGATTTCCCATTGACCCCCCTAGACCATCACAAGCTGTGGAAGTAAGTCGGGATTCCCAGGTGCATCAACATAAAAGGGCCTCCCATTCAGGTCCGCTGAATCACCGCAATGTTGCTCCAAAGATTTCAATGGGGGGTGACTTACCAACAAGCTCAGGCTTAGTTGCATCCAGGAGGAGTATGTTGTCTGACAATCGCGGAGAAACGTCTGGATTGTCACAAGCAGAGGCTCCTAAACTAATAACCTGGTTCCCAGGATCCTTCAAGGACGCCTCTGAACCATTGACGCGACAGGATCAGAAGCATCATGGACATGCTCCTCAGAAGGAAGAAGGGAGATGCAGTAACCAAGACCCAAATCTTGTATGTAGTTCCACTTTCTCTGCCTTGATATAAATTAGTgcttttgtttggttttgtctACATGTTTTGCTGGCTGACTCTATTCTGTTTTCACAATATTGCAGGTTGGTTATGGGTCCAAGGGTTATAAAATTCATTATTCTGGTCCATTGCTAGTTCCATCTAGCAACACGGATCAGATGTTGAAAGACCATGACCGCCAAATTCAGGAGGCGGGTAGAAGAGCTCGACTGGAGAAGGCAAGAATGAGAAGACTTCAAGCTCAGGGGAACGACATAAccaatattttatttgtttctgGTCGTTGAGCTGCAGAGCCTGATTGAGCAAAGCATCAGTATTTTTTCCATTTTGCTTGTACAGCGAGTAAGTATCCCTTGCATAAATGCTCCCTTCCACTTAATCACATCTATTTTCTTTCCACCTATATCTGCAATTTATTTCGATATTCTTGTAAAGCTCATCAGCTTGAAGCTGCATAATACTAGGGGACAATGTCTTTCTTATGTTTAACTTATGATAGAGTAATATCAATTTGAAGATGGTTATTTATTGTATTCTTCTCTTGTTGCTTATCCCATCTTTCCACGGTGACTCATTGCTTTAGCATTGTGGTACATGGTTTGTGTATACCAATCTAAATTGTGAATTGGAGTTAACATAAAATCCAAAGCTACTTACGGTGCAAGAAATTGTGTGTGACAATCAATCTTTAACCTTAGAgaaaaatacactcacccccctcaaggtttgcaagaatgacactccaccctattgttttttaaaatctacactccaccccattttttataaaggcaaaatttagtgacgaaaacaaattcgtcactaataaaaaataattactaattagttaaaatttaaataaattaaatgcatatacactatcatacatcaatttatgaaaataattttactgaattaaatttaaaaaaaccatccactctgcctgttaagtccacgtctcattTATCTCCAAATCGTacttctcaccacaaacggtcaccaccaaacctttgctccctttaacatgacgacaaccatcccagaatgtgaaaccccatggcaccaccatgcctcaaagttttgttgcgacctgaaccccagaacgtgaatcgcacatccccaaagtcacttgttcaactacttgttgtgaacttcatccctttaagttgtgagcgaacactttgttggtttaagatgttgttggattttgttaaaaacggtgctccaccgcatcgttgggttctaataaccttcgatccacttcatatttcttaattttgtttctctattttcttcaccacccatttgtgttgctttttggaaCGGGAGGCAGCAGTGGGGAATTTTCTGCAATGGGCGAAAGCCTGACGGAACAATGTCGCGTGGAGGTAGAGGGCCTACGGGTCGTCAACTTCTTTTCCAGGAGAAGAAGCAATGACGGTATCCGGGGAATAAGCATCAGCTAACTCTGTGCCAGCAGCCGCGGTAAGACAGAGGATGCAAGCGTTATCCGGatacaatccaattttaaaaattggaggtataaatagattattttgattaaaattgaattattaccaaatatgaaaacacaagcatgtttcactatgttcgagatatggtttgtcaaccggtcttgtgtgctattgcagaatttgcattgtgaatttacggaggaagaacgcgattgagagaatgaggaggactgtgatgttttcatttttatatttattggattatattgaaaatattttttgaaattattgattaacaatttaaataataa
This portion of the Lotus japonicus ecotype B-129 chromosome 3, LjGifu_v1.2 genome encodes:
- the LOC130746929 gene encoding probable serine/threonine-protein kinase At1g54610 — its product is MGCILCKSSAIEDSKDSPREPLSNKAVLDSRVSRGTSSKREEGYRVKDRYGSNNGRVALIDKQGRGNGSLRVQGGQFERNREKMEYAVVRNPGIGSVPKALEGEQVAAGWPSWLAAVAGEAIKGWVPRRAESFERLDKIGQGTYSNVYRARDLEQNKIVALKKVRFDNLQPESVRFMAREIHILRRLDHPNVIKLEALVTSRMSCSLYLVFEYMEHDLAGLASHTGMKFTEAQVKCYMQQLLRGLDHCHSCGVLHRDIKGPNLLIDNNGILKIADFGLASFFDPNQIQPLTSRVVTLWYRPPELLLGATYYGTAVDLWSTGCILAEMYAGKPIMPGRTEVEQLHKIFKLCGSPSEDYWRKSKLPHATIFKPQQPYRRCVAEIFKELPAPAIKLIETLLSVDPSDRGTSASALKSEFFSTKPLPCDPSSLPKYPPSKEFDAKVRDEEARRQVAEGCEAQRHDPERRGARESRAIPAPDANAELVLSMQKRQGKTYSQSRSEKFNPHPEEVASGFPIDPPRPSQAVEVSRDSQVHQHKRASHSGPLNHRNVAPKISMGGDLPTSSGLVASRRSMLSDNRGETSGLSQAEAPKLITWFPGSFKDASEPLTRQDQKHHGHAPQKEEGRCSNQDPNLVGYGSKGYKIHYSGPLLVPSSNTDQMLKDHDRQIQEAGRRARLEKARMRRLQAQGNDITNILFVSGR